One Epinephelus lanceolatus isolate andai-2023 chromosome 10, ASM4190304v1, whole genome shotgun sequence genomic region harbors:
- the LOC144464456 gene encoding uncharacterized protein LOC144464456 isoform X1 → MFFVRMFLCALTLTLLALPAESWWFSSSSSSSSSSSSSPKSFDYPDNLSGRELSDLLNSPVSTAEKVERPLNLPFPFSLIPAREPISHTGVRVTLEDDSQWLIHKGPDFGKSSQTVVTSADNMSKRWRETGESRDFNGAKRVTDFVEAGGETYDLCTANCHRATHDMMNQEK, encoded by the exons ATGTTTTTCGTCAGGATGTTCCTCTGTGCTCTGACTCTCACTCTGCTGGCTCTTCCTGCAGAGTCCTGGTggtttagcagcagcagcagcagcagcagcagcagcagca GCAGCCCCAAGAGCTTCGACTACCCCGACAACCTGTCAGGTCGTGAGCTGTCGGATCTCTTAAACTCTCCAGTTAGTACAGCTGAGAAGGTGGAACGACCACTGAACCTCCCCTTTCCATTTTCATTGATTCCAGCAAGGGAACCGATCAGCCACACTGGAGTCAG AGTGACACTAGAGGACGATTCTCAGTGGCTCATCCACAAAGGACCAGACTTTGGCAAGTCCTCTCAGACGGTGGTGACCAGCGCTGACAACATGAGCAAAAGATGGAGG gAAACGGGAGAGTCAAGAGACTTTAACGGGGCAAAGCGCGTGACTGACTTTGTGGAAGCTGGAGGAGAAACCTATGATCTCTGCACAGCCAACTGTCACCGTGCAACACATGACATGATGAATCAGGAAAAATGA
- the LOC144464456 gene encoding uncharacterized protein LOC144464456 isoform X2, whose amino-acid sequence MFFVRMFLCALTLTLLALPAESWWFSSSSSSSSSSSSSSPKSFDYPDNLSGRELSDLLNSPVSTAEKVERPLNLPFPFSLIPAREPISHTGVRVTLEDDSQWLIHKGPDFGKSSQTVVTSADNMSKRWRETGESRDFNGAKRVTDFVEAGGETYDLCTANCHRATHDMMNQEK is encoded by the exons ATGTTTTTCGTCAGGATGTTCCTCTGTGCTCTGACTCTCACTCTGCTGGCTCTTCCTGCAGAGTCCTGGTggtttagcagcagcagcagcagcagcagcagcagcagcagta GCAGCCCCAAGAGCTTCGACTACCCCGACAACCTGTCAGGTCGTGAGCTGTCGGATCTCTTAAACTCTCCAGTTAGTACAGCTGAGAAGGTGGAACGACCACTGAACCTCCCCTTTCCATTTTCATTGATTCCAGCAAGGGAACCGATCAGCCACACTGGAGTCAG AGTGACACTAGAGGACGATTCTCAGTGGCTCATCCACAAAGGACCAGACTTTGGCAAGTCCTCTCAGACGGTGGTGACCAGCGCTGACAACATGAGCAAAAGATGGAGG gAAACGGGAGAGTCAAGAGACTTTAACGGGGCAAAGCGCGTGACTGACTTTGTGGAAGCTGGAGGAGAAACCTATGATCTCTGCACAGCCAACTGTCACCGTGCAACACATGACATGATGAATCAGGAAAAATGA